From Ictidomys tridecemlineatus isolate mIctTri1 chromosome 2, mIctTri1.hap1, whole genome shotgun sequence, the proteins below share one genomic window:
- the Twist1 gene encoding twist-related protein 1 yields the protein MMQDVSSSPVSPADDSLSNSEEEPDRQQPPSGKRGARKRRSSRRSAGGGAGPGGAAGGGVGGGDEPGSPAQGKRGKKSAGCGGGAGGGGGSSSGGGSPQSYEELQTQRVMANVRERQRTQSLNEAFAALRKIIPTLPSDKLSKIQTLKLAARYIDFLYQVLQSDELDSKMASCSYVAHERLSYAFSVWRMEGAWSMSASH from the coding sequence ATGATGCAGGACGTGTCCAGTTCGCCAGTCTCGCCGGCCGACGACAGCCTAAGCAACAGCGAGGAGGAGCCGGACCGGCAGCAGCCGCCGAGCGGCAAGCGCGGGGCGCGCAAGCGGCGCAGCAGCCGGCGCAGCGCGGGCGGCGGCGCGGGGCCCGGCGGGGCCGCGGGCGGGGGCGTCGGAGGCGGCGACGAGCCGGGCAGCCCGGCCCAGGGCAAGCGCGGTAAAAAGTCTGCGGGCTGTGGCGGCGGCGCGGGAGgtggcggcggcagcagcagcggcGGCGGGAGCCCGCAGTCGTATGAGGAGCTGCAGACCCAGCGGGTCATGGCCAACGTGCGGGAGCGCCAGCGCACGCAATCGCTAAACGAGGCGTTCGCCGCGCTGCGCAAGATCATCCCCACGCTGCCCTCGGACAAGCTGAGCAAGATTCAGACCCTCAAGCTGGCGGCCAGGTACATCGACTTCCTCTACCAGGTCCTCCAGAGCGACGAGCTGGACTCCAAGATGGCAAGCTGCAGCTATGTGGCCCACGAGCGGCTCAGCTACGCCTTCTCGGTCTGGAGGATGGAGGGGGCCTGGTCCATGTCCGCGTCCCACTAG